In one window of Rathayibacter caricis DSM 15933 DNA:
- the mug gene encoding G/U mismatch-specific DNA glycosylase: MPFTRAQLASFRDRTVEDLLGPDVRLLFVGINPGLWTAATGAHFAHPGNRFYPALLAAGILERPMRVSEGMSDEDRRLLIDRGIGITNLAARATSRADELSGEELRAGARRLVATVERVRPSAVAMVGITAYRAAFGRRSAKQGRQEEGIAGVPLWVLPNPSGLNAHDTTESLGRAYREPAVAAGIVPDPPQE; encoded by the coding sequence GTGCCCTTCACCCGCGCCCAGCTCGCGTCCTTCCGCGACCGCACGGTCGAGGATCTGCTGGGCCCCGACGTCCGCCTGCTCTTCGTCGGCATCAACCCCGGCCTCTGGACGGCGGCGACGGGCGCGCACTTCGCGCACCCCGGCAACCGCTTCTACCCGGCCCTGCTCGCGGCGGGGATCCTCGAGCGGCCGATGCGCGTGTCGGAGGGGATGAGCGACGAGGACCGCCGCCTGCTGATCGATCGCGGGATCGGCATCACGAACCTCGCAGCGCGGGCCACCTCGCGCGCCGACGAGCTGAGCGGCGAGGAGCTGCGCGCCGGGGCGCGACGGCTGGTCGCCACCGTCGAGCGGGTGCGTCCCTCCGCCGTCGCGATGGTCGGCATCACCGCGTACCGCGCGGCGTTCGGTCGGCGCTCGGCGAAGCAGGGGCGTCAGGAGGAGGGGATCGCGGGCGTCCCGCTGTGGGTCCTGCCCAATCCGAGCGGTCTGAACGCGCACGACACCACGGAGTCCCTCGGCCGCGCCTATCGCGAGCCCGCCGTCGCGGCCGGGATCGTCCCGGATCCGCCGCAGGAATAG
- a CDS encoding Lrp/AsnC family transcriptional regulator: protein MRPKDLHDLGDLDPVDRALVRLLRADARTPNSRLAEQAGIAPSTCVSRVRSLVERGIITGFTAELDPAALGLTLQALISVSIRVGQRQAITRFADEIRALPEVVQLFFLGGSEDFIIHVAVRDSNDVRDFVVSNLSAHPAVASTRTSIVFDHHRKGPAVPE, encoded by the coding sequence ATGAGACCGAAGGATCTGCACGACCTCGGCGACCTCGATCCGGTCGATCGCGCACTGGTGCGCCTCCTGCGAGCGGATGCGCGGACGCCGAACAGCCGCCTCGCCGAGCAGGCGGGCATCGCGCCGTCCACCTGCGTCTCGCGCGTGCGCTCGCTCGTCGAGCGCGGCATCATCACGGGCTTCACAGCCGAGCTCGACCCGGCCGCCCTCGGACTCACGCTGCAGGCTCTGATCAGCGTGAGCATCCGGGTCGGTCAGCGACAGGCGATCACCCGGTTCGCCGACGAGATCCGGGCGCTGCCCGAGGTCGTGCAGCTCTTCTTCCTCGGCGGCTCCGAGGACTTCATCATCCACGTCGCCGTCCGCGACTCGAACGACGTGCGCGACTTCGTGGTCTCGAACCTGTCGGCTCACCCCGCGGTCGCGTCGACCCGCACCAGCATCGTGTTCGACCACCACCGCAAGGGCCCGGCGGTCCCGGAGTAG